The Aureispira anguillae genome contains a region encoding:
- a CDS encoding T9SS type A sorting domain-containing protein → MKHFYPFKGIMIFVVILLCSLSTAVEASHIPGANITYTCNPANPLEYTFTLTVFRRCPGTHPATMSGFSLTNDCGLTNPTIPTFNQVGVAQDVNQLCASVTSNCSGGTQPGVWLYTYEATITLPANCDGWHMAYSLCCRDASSNMSGGSGNTMYTSTTLNTSTAPCNNSPTVTSAPIPYACTNTPFSYCLTTADLEGDSVYFRMVAPGNAGGTPISHLAGFSVNSPLTNFVLDPLTGCFTLNEPNVGNYVVAIAIEEYDAAGNLVSEIIHDFQIQVINCTNTPPSNPIGSITNVSGSGSQTGPNGMAACLGESFCFDVTFEDLIDINDTVTISTDGLTLFPGATFTQTGVNPVTGTFCWTAVPGNTGTIVTFNAEDNGCPVRGTNSFGVTIDVIQGVYAGPDVSVCNGVPVQLNATGGSVFNWTPAVGLSCTNCPNPVANPPVTTTYTVTGALGGGCSNTDQVTVTVENVPPTATISGNVGICGSGSNTLTATGGSMFLWSTGETTASITVSPTSTMDYSVIVTNFSGGCEAYDTATVVVGTAVTPNLSDITICNGSSTTLSANGGGTYAWSTGATTSDITVSPLVTTTYYVTVTLGTCSAIDTAVVTVTPTSGPVMNCRADTTVSICNSVVTFNTPIALDYCAASPCVSSPIADVLSAFNTNGVTIAGNIPNGFNMTDGITGTCVSDGGSDMYDCGNQLNTNLATLIPYTGGSISTHAGFGGGSYFTHKANNLWITVADLNGVSSFFTTGNNGADGSGTANGFTYTVTVGCMDYYVFVKRINGASDPSINHIYIIPDNGTSPAPTHTFATNTNDDLHTLSNLDNFDRLYYLLLAGAGGYAYTNAEIQAAVVDFLTQANPTGGGTAQAPVTQIAGLPSGSTFPVGTNTITFEATGTGGTSTCSFDIIVQPGTGPVINCRPDTTVSVCNPVVSFVNPIASDPCNPACTSAPLADILSGFNSNGAAVANSVPNGFNMTDGITGTCVSDGGSDMYDCGNQLNTNLATLIPYTGGSISTHTGFGGGSYFTHKINNLWVTVADLNGVSSFFTTGNNGADGSGTANGFTYTVTVGCMNYYVFVKRINGASDPSINHVYIIPDNGTSPAPTHTFATNTNDDLHTLSNLDNFDRLYYLLLAGTGGYAYTNAEIQSAVVNFLTQVNAASGAAGALTVTQIAGLPSGSTFPVGTNTVTFRATSSISGLSTDCSFDVVVQPAPTAGITGTTSVCLGSSTTLTGTGGGTYAWSTGVTTPSITVSPTTPTTYQVTVTDNLGCTSVANTNTTISTTSTAPTLSPMAGTYCPNTTLTLTASGGTSGAGAALHWYTGPNGSGTWLGSGTNLNIVPTANSTTYYVRREGTCNTTADDQVTVNLKDYVYALNGATTNDYCTDNAGWHHFFNGNEIILSVRGDLTGAQPNHPIIQISDNPGHFQRSLGPFTPASCAASGLTPGEEQFEMERSWNVNFGTTGLNPPYEVRFYYEPAERTAVENAAINHMANYSACGYSYKYATPLGCYFFKNVGSNYTAPDYDGLHLSATNGTTANGINYSELGGIASFSGGSLGVTLVPNNLLAVKWLYFDGETDNKVNHLRWATESEENTQHFNIQRSRDGVNFETIGMTAAQGSSTTTTHYTFDDVNPFEGDNYYRLELVEMDGKTSLSNTILLVIASDDLGYSFYPNPTNDIVYYQYEALEKENLEVEVLDVLGKQVATINVTSELGINSIPVDLSTYPSGTYMVRVHNKRTAQVHTSKIIKSKL, encoded by the coding sequence ATGAAACACTTTTACCCCTTTAAAGGAATAATGATTTTTGTCGTTATCCTGCTTTGCTCTTTGTCCACTGCTGTAGAAGCATCCCATATTCCTGGAGCAAACATCACCTACACTTGCAACCCAGCTAATCCGCTGGAATATACCTTTACTTTAACCGTTTTTCGTAGATGCCCTGGAACACATCCAGCAACAATGTCAGGATTTAGCCTAACGAATGATTGCGGATTGACCAACCCTACTATACCAACATTTAATCAGGTGGGGGTAGCACAAGATGTAAACCAATTGTGCGCTTCTGTAACCAGTAATTGTTCGGGAGGAACTCAACCAGGAGTTTGGTTGTACACCTATGAGGCAACAATTACTCTACCTGCTAACTGTGATGGTTGGCATATGGCATATAGCTTGTGTTGTAGAGACGCTTCTAGCAATATGTCAGGAGGGTCGGGGAATACCATGTATACCTCTACAACCTTAAATACAAGCACTGCTCCTTGTAATAATTCTCCAACTGTTACATCAGCGCCTATTCCTTATGCTTGTACGAATACTCCTTTTAGCTACTGTTTAACAACAGCAGATTTAGAAGGCGATAGCGTGTATTTTAGAATGGTGGCCCCTGGCAATGCAGGAGGAACACCAATTTCTCATTTGGCGGGCTTTTCTGTTAATTCTCCATTAACTAATTTTGTTTTGGATCCATTAACAGGTTGTTTTACCTTGAATGAACCTAATGTTGGAAACTATGTAGTAGCAATTGCAATAGAAGAATATGATGCAGCAGGCAACTTAGTTTCAGAAATAATTCACGATTTCCAAATACAAGTAATTAACTGTACGAATACACCACCAAGTAACCCTATAGGTAGCATTACCAATGTTTCGGGAAGTGGATCACAAACAGGACCAAACGGAATGGCTGCTTGTTTGGGGGAGTCGTTCTGTTTTGATGTCACCTTTGAAGATTTAATAGATATTAATGATACTGTAACCATTTCAACGGATGGGCTAACTCTATTTCCAGGAGCTACCTTTACACAAACTGGTGTAAATCCCGTAACAGGGACTTTTTGTTGGACTGCTGTGCCTGGTAATACAGGAACAATTGTAACATTTAATGCAGAAGATAATGGCTGTCCAGTAAGAGGGACAAATAGTTTTGGAGTAACCATAGATGTTATTCAAGGAGTTTATGCTGGACCCGATGTTAGCGTTTGTAACGGAGTACCTGTACAATTGAATGCAACAGGAGGTTCTGTCTTTAATTGGACACCAGCAGTAGGGTTGAGTTGTACGAATTGCCCTAATCCCGTTGCTAATCCTCCTGTTACCACAACTTATACCGTAACAGGAGCCCTAGGAGGGGGATGTAGCAATACTGATCAAGTAACAGTTACGGTAGAAAATGTACCGCCAACAGCGACGATTTCAGGAAATGTAGGAATTTGTGGTTCAGGATCTAATACACTTACCGCTACTGGAGGATCTATGTTTTTGTGGAGTACAGGAGAAACCACGGCTTCTATCACCGTTTCGCCTACAAGTACAATGGACTATAGTGTAATTGTAACTAATTTTTCAGGTGGCTGCGAAGCATACGATACGGCAACGGTTGTTGTTGGTACAGCGGTCACACCTAATTTATCAGACATTACAATTTGCAATGGTTCTTCTACAACCTTAAGCGCAAATGGAGGCGGAACGTATGCTTGGAGTACAGGGGCAACTACATCAGATATTACTGTAAGCCCATTGGTTACAACGACTTATTATGTGACGGTAACCTTAGGAACTTGTTCTGCTATTGATACAGCAGTAGTTACAGTAACCCCAACTTCGGGACCTGTAATGAATTGCCGAGCGGATACAACCGTGTCTATTTGTAATTCTGTTGTAACATTTAATACTCCAATTGCCTTAGATTATTGTGCCGCATCTCCTTGTGTATCTAGCCCAATTGCAGACGTTTTATCTGCTTTTAATACCAATGGAGTAACAATTGCTGGTAATATCCCAAATGGTTTTAATATGACAGATGGGATAACAGGAACTTGTGTTAGTGATGGAGGAAGTGATATGTACGATTGTGGCAACCAGTTAAATACTAATTTGGCGACCTTAATACCTTATACAGGTGGATCTATCAGTACCCATGCTGGATTTGGTGGTGGAAGTTATTTTACCCATAAAGCAAACAATCTTTGGATAACAGTAGCCGATTTAAATGGGGTATCTAGTTTCTTTACCACAGGAAATAACGGAGCCGATGGTAGTGGAACCGCCAATGGATTTACGTACACGGTTACAGTAGGTTGTATGGACTATTATGTATTTGTAAAACGAATCAACGGAGCATCTGATCCATCGATTAACCATATTTATATCATTCCAGACAACGGAACTTCACCAGCTCCAACGCATACTTTTGCAACCAACACCAACGACGATTTACATACCTTATCCAATTTAGATAATTTTGACCGCTTATATTATTTGTTGTTAGCTGGTGCAGGTGGATATGCTTATACCAATGCTGAAATTCAAGCAGCAGTAGTTGACTTTTTGACACAAGCCAATCCAACAGGAGGGGGGACAGCTCAAGCGCCTGTTACTCAAATAGCAGGTTTGCCAAGCGGCTCGACTTTTCCTGTAGGAACAAATACGATTACTTTTGAAGCAACAGGTACTGGCGGAACATCAACTTGTAGTTTTGATATTATTGTACAACCAGGGACTGGACCTGTTATTAATTGTCGCCCTGATACTACAGTGTCTGTATGTAATCCAGTTGTATCTTTTGTAAATCCTATTGCTTCAGATCCTTGTAATCCTGCTTGTACTTCTGCACCTCTTGCAGATATATTGTCAGGTTTTAATAGCAATGGAGCAGCCGTTGCCAATAGTGTCCCAAATGGTTTTAATATGACAGATGGGATAACAGGAACTTGTGTTAGTGATGGAGGGAGTGATATGTACGATTGTGGCAACCAGTTGAATACTAATTTGGCGACCTTGATACCTTACACAGGCGGATCAATCAGTACCCATACTGGCTTTGGTGGTGGAAGCTATTTTACTCATAAAATAAATAATCTTTGGGTAACAGTAGCCGATTTAAATGGAGTATCTAGTTTCTTTACAACGGGAAATAACGGAGCAGATGGTAGTGGAACTGCCAATGGATTTACGTACACGGTTACAGTAGGTTGTATGAATTATTATGTGTTTGTAAAACGAATTAATGGCGCATCCGATCCATCGATCAATCATGTTTATATTATACCAGACAACGGAACTTCACCAGCTCCAACGCATACTTTTGCAACCAACACCAACGACGATTTACATACCTTATCCAATTTAGATAATTTTGACCGTCTATATTACTTGTTATTAGCAGGTACAGGCGGATATGCTTATACCAATGCAGAAATTCAATCTGCTGTGGTTAACTTTTTGACACAGGTAAATGCTGCTTCTGGCGCAGCAGGTGCTCTTACTGTTACTCAAATAGCGGGATTGCCAAGTGGTTCAACGTTCCCTGTTGGAACCAATACGGTAACTTTCCGTGCTACTAGCAGTATTTCTGGTTTATCAACAGATTGTAGCTTTGATGTTGTTGTACAACCTGCTCCAACCGCAGGAATAACAGGAACCACAAGTGTTTGCTTAGGTTCTAGTACTACCTTAACAGGAACAGGAGGAGGAACTTACGCTTGGAGTACTGGCGTAACAACACCTTCAATTACGGTTTCTCCAACTACTCCAACGACCTATCAGGTAACGGTAACCGATAATTTGGGTTGTACTAGTGTTGCGAATACAAATACTACCATAAGCACGACCTCAACAGCACCAACCTTAAGCCCAATGGCAGGTACATATTGTCCCAACACGACCTTGACCTTGACCGCATCAGGAGGAACTAGTGGAGCAGGTGCAGCGTTGCACTGGTATACTGGACCCAATGGTTCTGGAACTTGGTTGGGATCAGGAACAAATTTGAATATAGTACCTACGGCTAACTCAACTACCTATTATGTTCGTAGAGAAGGAACGTGTAATACGACCGCAGATGATCAAGTAACCGTCAATTTAAAAGATTATGTTTATGCTTTGAATGGCGCTACAACAAATGATTATTGCACGGATAATGCTGGTTGGCATCACTTTTTTAATGGCAATGAGATTATTTTATCTGTGAGGGGAGATTTGACAGGAGCACAACCCAATCACCCTATAATCCAAATATCAGACAACCCTGGCCATTTCCAACGTAGTCTTGGACCTTTTACGCCTGCTTCTTGTGCAGCTAGTGGTCTTACCCCTGGCGAAGAACAATTTGAAATGGAGCGTAGTTGGAATGTCAACTTTGGAACAACGGGCTTAAATCCTCCTTATGAGGTTCGTTTTTACTATGAGCCTGCTGAGCGTACAGCAGTAGAAAATGCAGCCATCAATCACATGGCGAATTATTCAGCTTGTGGCTATTCTTATAAGTATGCAACACCATTAGGTTGTTATTTCTTTAAGAATGTAGGTTCTAATTATACCGCACCAGATTATGATGGTTTACATCTAAGTGCTACCAATGGTACGACTGCAAATGGGATCAACTATAGTGAACTTGGAGGTATTGCAAGTTTCTCTGGTGGATCATTAGGGGTAACCTTAGTGCCGAATAATTTATTGGCAGTAAAATGGTTGTACTTTGATGGAGAAACGGACAATAAAGTAAACCACTTGCGTTGGGCAACGGAGTCAGAAGAAAATACACAGCATTTTAATATCCAACGTAGTAGAGATGGAGTTAATTTTGAAACCATTGGAATGACAGCTGCACAGGGAAGTTCAACAACAACGACCCATTATACTTTTGATGATGTTAATCCATTTGAAGGAGATAATTATTATCGATTGGAGCTGGTTGAAATGGATGGTAAAACGAGCTTGTCAAATACTATTTTGCTAGTTATTGCATCGGATGATTTGGGGTATAGTTTTTATCCTAATCCAACCAATGATATTGTTTATTATCAATATGAAGCATTAGAAAAAGAAAATCTTGAAGTAGAGGTATTGGACGTTTTAGGTAAGCAGGTTGCTACCATAAATGTAACGAGTGAACTAGGAATCAATAGTATTCCTGTTGATTTATCGACTTACCCTAGTGGTACTTATATGGTTCGTGTACACAACAAGCGAACTGCGCAGGTGCATACTTCAAAAATTATTAAAAGTAAATTATAA